Below is a window of Gemmatimonadaceae bacterium DNA.
CCCCCCGGCGAGCTCGAGGCAGGTGATCTCCCCGTTATTCGACTTGATGCAGGTGATCTTCTGCTCGAGCGTCGGAATGTTGAGGTTCTTGAGCTGCGCGAGATACTCGGCGTTGATCGCCGCGGGCTCCCCATTCGTGCAGATGACGATCTTCTCCGTCCACGTGGTGAGCGCGAGCGCCATGCCCACAGCCTTACGTCCGGTTCCGACGACGACGGTCTTCCGTCCGTGCGTCTCGTATCCGTCGCAGTCGGGACAGACGTGCGCCGTCTCGCCGTAGCAGTCCTCGAGACCGGGGATGGGCGGCCAGTGGTCCTTGATGCCGATCGCAAGCAACAGTCGCCGCGCTTCGATTGATTTTCCGCTCTTCAGCTGAAGGCGATAGCAGTCGTCGTCGATCTCCTTCACCGTATCGACAGTATCGTCGATCAATACAGCACCGTACTTCTCGGCGTCGGTGCGCCCGCGCTTGCGGAGCTCGGGCGACCGGATGCCGTGTGCGCCGAGGAATCCGTTGATGCCGCGGGTCTCCCAGTTGCGCGGCTCGCCTGAATCCACGAGGACGACCGAGTGCATGTAGCGCGCGAGCCATAGCGCCGCGGAAAGCCCGGCCGGTCCGCCGCCGATTACAGCTACATCATACGTGTAAGAATCTGGTGTGGTCACTACAGTCATGACCGGCGCTGGTGCAAAATAGAGTCCTGTAGTCTGAACTGTCATCGCGGCAATGCGACGGGATAACACAGAACAGAAATACGGGAAACTCACGACGCGCGAACTGAATGGGTCCAGATAAACCAATCCCGAGCGCCGTTTGTCCAATCTTGATACGACCCGGAGTTCGATATGCGCCTGAGCCTCGTCAGTTCGTTCGCCTTCGTTTCCCTCTCAGCGCTCCCTTCGTCGCTGACCGCGCAAACTCCTCCCGCTGCTCCGCCCGCTCCGGCAGCCGCGCCCGACACGTCGCAGCGGAGAGTCGCGACTGCCGCGCGACGCAGTGGAGAAATCACGCTGGACGGGAAGCTCGACGAGCCTGCCTGGCAGTCGGCCAGGCCAACCGGCGACTTCATTCAGTCGTTTCCCAAGGCGAACGAGCGAGCGCCGGATCAAACTGAAGTCAGAATTCTCTACGACGACGCTGCGCTTTACGTCGGCATGAGAATGTTCGATCAGAATCCAAAGGAGATCGCCGCGCAGCTCGCCCGTCGGGACGCCAGCGGGATCTACTCCGACTGGGCGCACGTCGTAGTCGATTCGTATTACGACAGGCGCACCGCCTTTCGCTTCACCGTCAATCCGCTGGGCGTGAAGAAGGACGTATACATGTCGAACGACAACCAGGAAGATCTGAACTGGGACGCTGTCTGGGATGTCGGCGTAAGGGTCGACTCACTCGGCTGGGTCGCCGAGTATCGCATTCCGCTGTCGCAGCTCCGATTCGGAAATGCGAGCGGGGAGCGCGTGTGGGGGTTGCAGTTGCAGCGCGACGTCGCGCGCCGGCAGGAGCGTGACACATGGAATCCGTGGGTGCCCGACGGTCGCGGATTCGTTTCACGCTTCGGGGATCTGGCGGGGCTCGTTGATATTCCGACGCCGCAGCGCCTCGAGTTCGTGCCATACGCCAGCACGCGCGTCACGCGAGCGCCGGGCAATCCAGCCAATCCGTTCTTCAACAAGACAGATCTGACGCCGTCGGTCGGCGCCGACCTTCGTTATGGTCTGCCCAAGGGTCTGACCCTGACGGCGACCGTGAATCCCGATTTCGGCCAGGTCGAGGTAGACCCGTCGGTCGTGAATCTCTCGGCGTTCGAGACGTTCTTTCCGGAGAAGCGGCCGTTCTTCCTCGAGGGCTCCGACGTTTTCTCGTTCGGCCAGATCGTCACGCACAACGATTACGGAAGTCAGCGTTATTTCTACTCGCGGCGCATCGGACGTCAGCCTCAGCGATTCCCCGGCGGTCCCGGCGTGGCGTTCTTCAGCGCGCCCGATCAGACGACGATTGCGGCGGCGGCCAAGGTGACGGGCAAGAACGGGCCGTGGACGATCGGCCTCATCGATGCAATCACGCCGGAGGAGCGCGCGGACGTGCTATCTGTTCCCGGCGACGACCCGGGTGAGCGATTCACAACGCCGGTCGAGCCCTTCACCAACTATTTCGCGGGCCGGGTGAAACGCGACTTCAGAAAGGGAGCTACAGTCGTCGGTGGAATGCTGACGTCCACCGTGCGAAAAGTGGGCGACGCCGTGTTCGAGAATCTGCTTCGGTCGAGCGCCACTTTCGGTGGTCTCGACTTTCAGGCGGCAAACACCGGAAGACAGTGGGTCCTGAGCGGTTTCGTCGCGAGCAGTCACGTCGCGGGAAGCGCGCAGTCTATTGCGTCGACGCAGCTCAACAGCTCGCACTACTATCAGCGGCCCGACGCCGACTACGTCGAGTACGATCCCCAGCGCACGTCGCTCGATGGACACATCGCCGAGATCGCGCTGGCGAAGAACGGAGCGTGGTACAGCTCGCTCGCTGTCAAGCAGGTGAGCCCGGGCCTCGAGCTCAACGACATGGGCTTTCACGGACGCGTTGATTATCGCGCTCTCTCCACCCTGTACGGCTACCAGTCCCTCACCGCCAGCAAGCGCTTCCGGAACTACGGGTACTACGGGTACACGAACCACACGTGGAACTTCGGAGGAAACCAGATCTTCAATGCTCTCAACGGGGGAGCCTACGTGACATTTCTGAATCTCTGGAACTTGGGGTTTCAGGGGGGCATCAGCCCGTCGGTCGAGAGCGACAGGTTCACGCGTGGCGGTCCGCTCGCGCAGATGCCGTCGAGCTGGAACTTCAGCATCAACGGCGGAAGCGACAATCGTAAGCCGATCTGGCTCAACGGCTACACCGAATACAGGCGGGATGAATCAGGGGGCGACTCGAGGTATCTGCAGGTCACGGTCAACATGCGGCCAGCATCGTCGCTGAGTCTGAGCCTGGGCCCCGTGCTGAGCGGAACGAAGAGCACCGGGCAATTCGTGCGGAGCGTGAGTGACGCGTTTGCGACGAGCACCTACGGTCGCCGCTACGTTTTCGCAAACCTGAATCAGACGACGCTTTCGATGGACACGCGCGTCGACTGGACGTTCACCCCGCTGCTCAGTCTTCAGGTCTACGCACAGCCGTTCGTCTCGGCCGGCCGCTACTCGAAGTTCAAGGAGTTCCCGACGCCGAAGACGTACGACTTCGCGGTATATGGAAGGGACAGGGGGACCATCGCGCGCGACGGATTCGGGACGTACACCGTCGATCCAGACGGCGCGGATGCAGCTTCGGCGTTCACGTTCGCGGATCCGAACTTCAATGTGAGGAACCTGCGCGGGAACGCGGTGCTCAGGTGGGAGTATCGTCCGGGCTCGGCGTTGTTCGTGGTGTGGCAGCAGCAGCGCAGCGGGTTCGAGCCAATTGGGGACTTCGATCTCGGGAGGGATGTCGGCGACATCTTCGATACGGTCCCTACGAACGTTTTCCTCGTGAAGGCTACTTATTGGATTGGACGCTAGGTGGCTGCGAGTGCGGACCAACCGCTGATGCGGATCGCGGACTAACTGAGGAGCCCGGACCTACTGCGGACTGCGGACTGCGGACTGACTACGTTCTCAGGGCGGAAAACTGATTGGCCGGGCATTGCGGGGATGACGCTGCCGAGGGTATCTATGGATTGACTGCACTCGGTTTCCACCTGGAGTTCGAGTGCCCGTGACGGCAAAACTCTCACGAAAGTTCTACGAGCGGTTGGGCGATGATATCGCCGGCGAGCTCGTGGATTGGTTCAACGCTGTGGACGCAACCTACCAGACGCAATTGAAAGAGACCAACGAGTTGAACTGGGAGCGATTCAAGGCACATCTCGATAGCGGCCTCGCGGGGCTCAGGACCGAGATGGCTGACATGCGCGCCGACCTTATCAAGTGGATGTTCCTCTTCTGGGTAGGGAACGTCGTTTCACTCGGTGGGCTGATAGTCGGACTCCATTTCTTCGGCCCTGGATAGAGGCGGGGCAGGCAAGGCTACGCGCGGTCGGAGCTTTAAGCGCCACAATGAGTTAGCCAAAGGAAAAAAAACGCCGCATCGATGTCTGGCGCGGCGTTCTGATTTCTCCGTGTTCTCGGTGCCTCTGTTGCAAGCCGTTTGGTACTCCCAAAGGTACGGTATCGCACAGAAACGCACGGACGACTGAGCTCGGCGGTCGTCACAAAATAGGCTGTTTATCCCATGTGTGGATAACACGAGCCCTCCGTAAACTACTGGACCAGTTTATAAGTACCCGCGCCACGTCTGCTAGTCACGTGGTGCAATGATCGATTGTCGCAGACTCATCAAGCAGTTTCGTCACCCTCTTTTCGCTCGGAAAAGAGCGTACGCAAAGGAGCTTCAATGCAACGCTCATCGGTTGGAAGTCAGCAAACTCGACGTGCTACCGGAGAGACTACGTGGACCACGCGTAGTGTATCTCGCAAAGCTCGAGTCATCGCGATTGGCGGTGTCGTCGGGCTTTTTGCCTGTCAGGACGCGACAGCCCCGGACGCGGCGGACGAGCTCGATCTGTCCGGCCCCGCCCTCGCAGTCGCGCAGACGACGCCGCTTGGAATGATCGGTCTGTCGCTTCTAGACGCAACCAGCTGGGTTCTGTCGTCGATCAACAGCGCGGGCAAGCGCAACGAGATGCAGGCCACGCTGAAGGATCTCGCCAGTCAACTGGTGTCGGGCGACTACACTGCCGCGCGAGCCAATGTGACGAAGGCGCGGGACATCCGTACGTCACTCGACGCAATCGACGAGCTGGAGATCGGACCCATCGAGGTGTCGCTCGATCAGACGGATGCAGAGCTCAAGGCAATCGGTAAGTAAGCGATGAATATCCCTATTGATTCAATGACGTCGGAGCGCAGCGCGCGCTCACCCAGGAGAAATCTGATGCAAGGCAACTCGTTGGCTGGTACGGCCGGGACCACTCGGCGCTCACTGTTGGTGGCCGCTGCTTCGGTAGCCGGATTGGTATTGGTAGGGATGCTGCCGAGTACCGGTCGGGCGCAGTCGAGCACGACGCCGCCGACGACCAGCACGATATGGGCGTGCTACACGCCCAGCGGTTCGGTCTACGTTATAAATCCTCCGGCAGGGCAGCCGGGCCGGACTTTCTCGGGCGCGCCTA
It encodes the following:
- a CDS encoding FAD-dependent oxidoreductase, with translation MTVQTTGLYFAPAPVMTVVTTPDSYTYDVAVIGGGPAGLSAALWLARYMHSVVLVDSGEPRNWETRGINGFLGAHGIRSPELRKRGRTDAEKYGAVLIDDTVDTVKEIDDDCYRLQLKSGKSIEARRLLLAIGIKDHWPPIPGLEDCYGETAHVCPDCDGYETHGRKTVVVGTGRKAVGMALALTTWTEKIVICTNGEPAAINAEYLAQLKNLNIPTLEQKITCIKSNNGEITCLELAGGMSLDCDRLYFAIGQYPADDIGKQLGCTRDEDGLIEVKENNRTSVKNVYAAGDITPGPQLAIAAAASGAVAALAIHHSLVPESRRLD
- a CDS encoding DUF5916 domain-containing protein codes for the protein MRLSLVSSFAFVSLSALPSSLTAQTPPAAPPAPAAAPDTSQRRVATAARRSGEITLDGKLDEPAWQSARPTGDFIQSFPKANERAPDQTEVRILYDDAALYVGMRMFDQNPKEIAAQLARRDASGIYSDWAHVVVDSYYDRRTAFRFTVNPLGVKKDVYMSNDNQEDLNWDAVWDVGVRVDSLGWVAEYRIPLSQLRFGNASGERVWGLQLQRDVARRQERDTWNPWVPDGRGFVSRFGDLAGLVDIPTPQRLEFVPYASTRVTRAPGNPANPFFNKTDLTPSVGADLRYGLPKGLTLTATVNPDFGQVEVDPSVVNLSAFETFFPEKRPFFLEGSDVFSFGQIVTHNDYGSQRYFYSRRIGRQPQRFPGGPGVAFFSAPDQTTIAAAAKVTGKNGPWTIGLIDAITPEERADVLSVPGDDPGERFTTPVEPFTNYFAGRVKRDFRKGATVVGGMLTSTVRKVGDAVFENLLRSSATFGGLDFQAANTGRQWVLSGFVASSHVAGSAQSIASTQLNSSHYYQRPDADYVEYDPQRTSLDGHIAEIALAKNGAWYSSLAVKQVSPGLELNDMGFHGRVDYRALSTLYGYQSLTASKRFRNYGYYGYTNHTWNFGGNQIFNALNGGAYVTFLNLWNLGFQGGISPSVESDRFTRGGPLAQMPSSWNFSINGGSDNRKPIWLNGYTEYRRDESGGDSRYLQVTVNMRPASSLSLSLGPVLSGTKSTGQFVRSVSDAFATSTYGRRYVFANLNQTTLSMDTRVDWTFTPLLSLQVYAQPFVSAGRYSKFKEFPTPKTYDFAVYGRDRGTIARDGFGTYTVDPDGADAASAFTFADPNFNVRNLRGNAVLRWEYRPGSALFVVWQQQRSGFEPIGDFDLGRDVGDIFDTVPTNVFLVKATYWIGR